The Conexivisphaera calida genome includes a region encoding these proteins:
- a CDS encoding LSM domain-containing protein has protein sequence MSDADMTLNILQSSIGRTVLIKLKGGRTIRGTLKGYDHHMNLLLEGSEELREDGASNKLGVIVIRGDNVVLISPPAD, from the coding sequence ATGTCCGATGCCGATATGACGCTAAATATACTTCAGAGCAGCATAGGCAGAACTGTGCTCATAAAACTGAAGGGTGGACGCACGATACGTGGTACTTTGAAGGGATACGATCATCACATGAACCTACTGCTTGAGGGATCCGAGGAGCTCAGGGAAGACGGCGCATCTAACAAGCTCGGCGTGATAGTGATACGCGGCGACAACGTGGTCCTGATCTCGCCGCCCGCTGACTGA
- a CDS encoding 50S ribosomal protein L37e, with the protein MKGTPSRGRHSRHVVHIICRRCGHKSYNIKKKRCSYCGYPDPKWREYSWSNS; encoded by the coding sequence ATGAAGGGAACGCCGTCGCGTGGAAGACACAGTAGGCACGTCGTCCATATAATCTGCAGAAGATGTGGTCATAAATCATATAATATAAAGAAGAAGCGCTGCTCATATTGCGGATATCCTGATCCGAAGTGGCGCGAGTACTCCTGGTCGAACTCCTGA